The genomic segment CATGCCGGCCGCACCCGAGCCGACGATCAATACATCGGTTTGCAGCAAAATCGCATCCACGCGCGCCGCTCCTCTCTGTCGTTCGTTTGTGTTAGCCCCTTAGCCGCCGAACGCCCGCACCTCGATGCCGGACTCGGACAGCTTGCTTCTGATTCTGCTTGCAAACTCGACGGCGCGAACGCCGTCGCCGTGCACGCAGATCGTATCCGCGCGGATGGCGACGTCGACCTGCTGCTGCGTCATGACCTTGCCCTCGGCGACCATTCGGACCACCTGATCGAGCGAACGATCCTCGTCCGTGATGACCGAGTCCGGCAGCCGTCTGGACGTAAGCGAGCCGTCGGACTGATAAGTCCGGTCGGAAAACACTTCGCTCGCCGTGCGCAATCCGACGCGTTCGCCCGCAGCGATCAGCTCGCTGCCCGCGAGGCCGAACAGGATGAGCGACGGATCGATCCGGTAGACCGCCTCGGCGATCGCATTCGCAAGTCCCGCATTGCGGGCGGCCATGTTATAAAGCGAGCCGTGCGCCTTCACGTGCTGAAGGCGCGCGCCCTCCGCCTGCACGAAGCCCCACAGCGCGCCAAGCTGGTAGACGACCAGATCATAGGCCTCGTCGGGGCTGATATCCATGTCCCTGCGGCCGAAGCCGATCAGGTCCTGCAGCCCCGGGTGCGCGCCGAGCGCGACGCCGTTGTCCAGCGCCAGGCGCACCGTCCGGCGCATCGTCGCCGGATCGCCGGCATGGAACCCGCAGGCGATGTTCGCCGAGGTCACGTACTTCAGAATCTCTTCGTCCCGCCCCAGCTTGTAGGCGCCGAAGCTTTCTCCCAGATCGCAATTCAGATCCACCGTTTTCATCGCAGGCGTTCCTTCCTCTCGCTGCGTCCCGTCGGCCGATGCATGGCGCGCCCGGCCGCCCGGAACGAATATTGAATGCCGCCCGTCCGCGGCCTCTCGTCCGCGCGCGAGACCGATCTGTCGCGCGCAGACGAAGAGCCGCCGTACGGCGGCCGCGCCCCAAGACTGCGGGATCCGGAGCGCGGCACCGACGGCGCTGATTCGACTAATTTATTACAAATTACAGCCACTTGCTCAGCCCGTCCGTCCCCGGCTCGGACAACGCATCCAGGTCGGCCAGCTCGATATGCTCGCGCGGCACTACGGCGCGCTTCGGGAAGACGATCGGCGGCGCCGGCTTGGTCGCGTCGACGATCGCCGCTGCGGACATGCGCGGCGTGTTCTTGCCTTCCTTGCTGTACTCCCAGTTGGTCGGCAGCAGGCCGCCTGGCCCGTTCCACTTGGGGATAACCAGCAGATCGCGCTCCGCGTCGAAGCGGGTGCCGATCGCCCATGCCACTTCCTCGCCCTTGAAGACGTCGATGTCGTCGTCAACCACGACGATGTGACGCAGGTTTTCCTGCTCGGTGTTCAGCGCGGCGAACGCCGCCTTCTTCACGTCCGCCTCCCGCTCCTTATGAAGCGAGATGTAGCAGTGCATCCGGGCGTAGAACGGCACGTGCACGGTCTTCAGGCTCGGCACGACCTCTTTGACGGTCTGGTAAATGCTGCCCGACCGAGGGACGCCGCCGACGACGAGATGCTCCCGGCTCGAAGCGACGATATCCTGGAAAATCGCGTTGTTGCGGTGCGTAATCCGCTTGATGCGGATCGTCGGCACCGAACCGCCGCCCAGGTAGTGGCCCGGCCATTCGCCGAACGGTCCTTCCGGATGCTCCTCGTCCGGCAGTATCTCGCCCTCCAGGATGATCTCCGCATGCGCGGGGACGAGCAGGTCGGACGTCTCCGCCTGGACCAGCTCCAGCGCCTCGCCCATCAGCGCGCCGGCCGCCTCGTACTCGCCGCCGATACCCTGCACCCGCGACACCGAGCCCATGACGAAGCCCGGGTGATGCCCCAGCGCGATCGCGATCGGCGCCGGCTTGCCCATCTTTTTGTACTTCTTGTAGATCAGGCCGCCGTGATGCGCGCCAAGGAACCAGACGCCCATGTCGGTCGCGTTAAAAATCTGATGCCTGTAAATGCCCGCATTGATGAGACCGGAGTCGGGATCGCGGATAATCATGACGCCTGCCGACAGATAGGGGCCGCCATCCATTTCGTTGTGAACCGGAATCGGCAGCTTGCCCAGGTCTACGTCCTGCTCCGCGATGACGTTTTCCTTGACCTTCGCCCGCGAGCGCTCGACGACGACCGGCTCGATCGGCTTTTGCAGCTTCTCCCCGTATACCCGGGGAATATCCTGCACCTCGCAGCCCAGATACAGGGCGATGCGCTCGTATTCGGTCAGCAGGTTGGACACGCAGGCGAAGTCCGCGCCTTTTACCCGGTTAAATAATAGCGCCGGATATTCGCCTTTCTCCGCGAGCGCCGCGGCGTAGCCGGTGATCCCGAAGCGGGGATCGACCTCCTTGTCCACGAGCCGCACGCTGCGCTTGTCGAATTCCGCCAGTTGGCGGAGGTACGTCCTCAGATCCTGGGCCATGCTGCCATCTCCTGTTCGTTAGGGAAGTAAAGACAGATCCACTGCGTCGGCGAACGGAATTTCCTTTTTCAAAATGCCCTGGTCAAGCTGCGTCTTTTGCACGTATTCCGCACCGGCCTCGGTTACCTTCAGCCCTTCCGGCACCTTGGTCAATTGGGTGGCGACAGCCTGCTTCAGCACGTCGGCCGGCACCTTGTCGAACAGCTTCTGCACAGTAGCCGCCGCGCTATCCGGGTCCTGCTGCGCACGCGCATTAACCGCTCCGCTTACTTTCAGGAACTGCTTCATGAGGTCTTGGTTTTTCGCGACCCAATCCGTTTTGGCCATGATGACGATGCCCGCAAACTCAAACGGCGGATCGTACAGCACGCGGTAGTTGCCGGTCGCGACCATCTGCGACAGCGTCGGCTCCGACACCATGCCGCCGGCCGCCTGGCCGCTCTCGATCGCCGCCAGCATCGTGGCGCCGCTGCCGCCGTTGATGAGCTTCACGTCCTTTTCCGGATCGAGTCCGGCTTCCTTCAAGCCTTCGCGCAGACCGGTGTCGGACAGGCTGCCGACCTTGGTGACAGCGAGCGTCTTGCCCTTTACTTCGGCCAGCGATTGGTAAGGCGCGTCCTTCTTCACGACGAGCGAGTAGCCGACGCCGTTAAAGATCTCTGCATACGCCTTGACGCCGAGTCCGTTCTGAATCTGGCGCAGCACGTGCTCGTAGGAGCCGAGCACGACGTCCAGGCTGCCGCCGACGAGCGCCTGCACCATGTCGGAGCCGGCCGTGAAGTCCTTCTCCTCGATCTCGATGCCCGCCTTCTCGTAAGAGCCGTCGTTGATCCCGAGCTGGGCGACGAGCGGCGTCATGCCGCCGCCTACGAGGCCGAGGCGGATTTTGCCGCCGGCCGGTGCCGCAGGAGACGCATCGCCGCTGCCCGAGGCGGACGGCGAAGCCGAAGCCGTAGCGCCCGCATCGGAGCTTGCGCTTGCGCTGGAGTTAGAATTGGAATTGGAGTTTCCGCACGCAGACAGCACGACCAGCATGATCGACAGCAGCAGCAGCAGCGCGAATGATTTTTGCTTTTTCATGGAAATAGACCTCCTCTGGATTGTAGAGCTTGCTTTGGAATGTATATCAAGCCGCTCCGTTTGTCGGGTCCAGCGTGATGTAGGGTCTTATAAAAAGGGGAAGCTTGCCCGGACGGATGTCCCTTAGCGGTGCCGGAGCAGGACGCGCTCCAACAGCAGCACGCATTGCTCGAGAACGACGGCGATCAGCATGATCAGCACGAGTCCGGTGAAAATGCCCGTCGTATCCAGCATGTTCGAGGAATACGTGATGTAGTAGCCGAGTCCCCGGTTGGAGCCGACCAGCTCCGCGATGACCGAGCCGATCAGCGCCATGCCGATATTGAGCCGGATGCTGGTCAGAATCCAGACGGTGATCGACGGGAGGACGACCCAGCGCAGTTTGTGGGACCACTTGGCCTTGTACGTGCTCATCATGTCCATCAGGTCTTTGTCGATGTTGCGCATGCCCTCGAACGCGTTGTAAAACGCCACGAAGATGACCATCGCTGTGACCATCAAAATCTTAGAGGAGAGTCCGATGCCGAACCATACGATGAACAGCGGCGCGAGCGATACGCGGGGCAGGCTGTAGAGCGCCATCATGTACGGGTAAATCCATCGTTCGAAAATGCCGCTGAATGCGAGGCCGATGCCGAGCAGCGTGCCGCCGACCATCCCGATCGCGAGACCCGCTATCGCCTCTTGCAGCGTCGCGCTCATGTGATACCACAGATCCCCGTCTCCGAGCATATCGACGATCCGGCCGGCGATGAGAGACGGCTTGCTCAGCCAAAAGGCGTTGAACGCGCGGCCGGACAGCAGCTCCCATGCGCCGATCAGCAGCACGAACACGACGATCCGGCCGGCCCATACGGACGTCTTGGAATACTCGCGTTCGCGAAAGCCCGAGCGGGTCGTGCGCTTCGATGTTGCAGCCATCAGTCGATCCCTCCCGTACCGCCGCCGGACATCTGCATCCAGATTTCCCTTTGCAGCTCTTTGAACACCGGATCGAACCGGATGTCGTAAAAAGGCCGGGGCCGCGCGAGCCGGATGTCGAACTCGGCCTTGATCCGCCCGGGGCGGTCCGTCATGACGATGACGCGGTCGGACAGCGCGATCGCTTCTTCGATATCGTGCGTGATGAACAGCACGCTCTTGCCGACCGATTCCCAGATGTGCAGGAATTGCTCGCCGATCTTGACGCGGGTCTGCGCGTCCAGCGGGCCGAACGGCTCGTCCATCAGGTAAATGTCCGGATCGTAGGCGAAGGTGCGCGCGAGCGCGACCCGTTTGCGCATGCCGCCGGACAGCTGCTTCGGATAGAAGTTCGCGAAGCCTTCGAGTCCGACCATTTTCAGCAGCCGGTTCGCCTCCGCGACCTGCTCCTTGTCGGGCAGTCCCTTGATCGCCAGCGGCAGCCGGACATTGTGGAGCACCGTTTTCCAGGGGAGCAGCGCGTCGTTCTGAAACACCATGCCGACCCCGTCGGGAACGTCGTCGATCGGCTTGCCGTCGATATAAGCGGCTCCCGCCGCAGGCTGCAGCAGACCGGCCGCGACCTTGAGCAGCGTCGATTTCCCGCAGCCGCTCGGGCCGACGACGGAGACGAACTCGCCGTCCTTCACGTCCAGATCGACGCCCCGGAGCGCGACGGTCCGCTGTCCTTTCGAGTGATACTCCACCGCCAGATCCCGTATCGAGAGCTTCGGCTCCTTGTCCTTTGCCATCGACTCACACCCTCCCGTTCCCGCTGGCTTGCATGCGTTCCAACCCGCTGCGCAGCGTTCGAATTCCGTTCTCGCGTACCAGATACAACCGCTGCGCCTCCTGCAAGGAAACGCGTCGGAACCGGACCGTGCCGCCCAGATTGGTCTGGGCCAGCAAAGGCAGATCCACCGATGCGACCTGCGCGATCTTCGGGTACCCGCCCGTCGTCTGCCGGTCCGCCATGAGCGCGATCGGCTGGCCGTCGGGCGGCACCTGCACCGTCCCGAACGTCACCGCCGAGGAGACGAGCTCCCGCTTTTCCTTTAGACGCAGGCCGTCGCCGTCGCCGGACAGCCTGTAGCCCATCCGGTCGGAATCCGTCCGCACCTTGAAGGCGTCGGCGAAAAATCGCTCCGCGCTCTCCTCTTGGAACAGCGCCAGCTCCTGTCCCGCGACCGCCCGCACCTCCGGATTCGCCGCATAGGAAGGCAGCAGGTCCGGCGCGACCGACCAGCGACTGAATGCGACGCCGTCCGCCTGCGCTTCGTCCGCGAGCAGCGACGCGAGCGCCCGGCTGGCAGGAGAAGCTGCCCCGATCGGGAGCCGATCGCCCTTCTGCAGCGCGCGTCCCTCCCAGCCGCCGATGCCCGCCCGCAGGTAGGTGGAGCGGCTGTTCATCTTGATCGGTGCGTCCACGCCGCCTGCGACCGCCAGATACGCGCGGCAACCCCGCCTTGCGCGGCCAAACCGCAGCACGCTTCCTTCCGGCGCGACGACCGTCTTCCACAGCGGCAATGCCCGATCGTTCAGCTGCGGAGACAGATCGCCGCCGCAGACGGAGATGAGCGCGGGCTCCGCAAAATAAATCTCCGGCCCGAGCATCGTGATCTCGAGCCCCGCCGCGCGCTCGTCATTGCCGACCAGCAGGTTCGCGATCCGCAGCGCGAAGGCGTCCATCGCGCCGCCGACGATCACGCCGAACTGCTGCGAGCCGTGCCTGCCGAGGTCCTGGACCGTCGTCAACAGCCCGGGCTTTACCATAATCATGCTCATCCCCGCGCCGCCTCCCGTCGATCGAACTCTTCTCGGGAGATCGGTCTGAACCGTACGATATCCCCCGCCCGCAGCAGCGTCGGCGGCGTGGCGTCCGGCAGGAACAGCGGCTCCGGCGTCTTGCCGATGAGCTGCCAGCCGCCCGGCGTCGCGATCGGATACACGCCCGTCTGATCCCCGGCGATGCCGACGGTGCCCGCCGGAATCGACAGCCGCGGCGTCTGCCTGCGCGGCGTGGCAATGCGCTGCGGCAGCCCGCCCAGGTAGGCGAAGCCCGGCGCGAAGCCGAGCATGTAGACGAGATAGTCGGCGGAGGCGTGAATCTCGATCACCTCTTGCTCCGACAATCCGTGCGCCTCCGCAACCTCCGGCAGATCGGGGCCCAGCTCGCCGCCGTAGCAGACCGGAATCTCAGTTACTCTGGGCGTGGTCTGCGCGGCGTTCTCCAGCTTGGCCAGCTGCTCGCCGAGCCAATCCGCGACCAGGCCGAGCGGATTCGTGCTGCCGGTAGGATCGGCGTTGCCGGTAGGATCGGCGTTACTGTCCGGATCTGCCCAATCGGCCGCGGTCCGATTGCCGAGACCCCCGAGCGCCTTGAACGGCTCGAAGTATACCGTCACGGACAAGAAGGCGGGCACGTATTCGATCATGCCTGGGAAACGGTGCCGCTCCAGATGCTCGGCCAGCTGCCTCACCCGGTCGT from the Cohnella hashimotonis genome contains:
- a CDS encoding LamB/YcsF family protein, coding for MKTVDLNCDLGESFGAYKLGRDEEILKYVTSANIACGFHAGDPATMRRTVRLALDNGVALGAHPGLQDLIGFGRRDMDISPDEAYDLVVYQLGALWGFVQAEGARLQHVKAHGSLYNMAARNAGLANAIAEAVYRIDPSLILFGLAGSELIAAGERVGLRTASEVFSDRTYQSDGSLTSRRLPDSVITDEDRSLDQVVRMVAEGKVMTQQQVDVAIRADTICVHGDGVRAVEFASRIRSKLSESGIEVRAFGG
- a CDS encoding ABC transporter substrate-binding protein, which translates into the protein MKKQKSFALLLLLSIMLVVLSACGNSNSNSNSSASASSDAGATASASPSASGSGDASPAAPAGGKIRLGLVGGGMTPLVAQLGINDGSYEKAGIEIEEKDFTAGSDMVQALVGGSLDVVLGSYEHVLRQIQNGLGVKAYAEIFNGVGYSLVVKKDAPYQSLAEVKGKTLAVTKVGSLSDTGLREGLKEAGLDPEKDVKLINGGSGATMLAAIESGQAAGGMVSEPTLSQMVATGNYRVLYDPPFEFAGIVIMAKTDWVAKNQDLMKQFLKVSGAVNARAQQDPDSAAATVQKLFDKVPADVLKQAVATQLTKVPEGLKVTEAGAEYVQKTQLDQGILKKEIPFADAVDLSLLP
- a CDS encoding ABC transporter ATP-binding protein, whose product is MAKDKEPKLSIRDLAVEYHSKGQRTVALRGVDLDVKDGEFVSVVGPSGCGKSTLLKVAAGLLQPAAGAAYIDGKPIDDVPDGVGMVFQNDALLPWKTVLHNVRLPLAIKGLPDKEQVAEANRLLKMVGLEGFANFYPKQLSGGMRKRVALARTFAYDPDIYLMDEPFGPLDAQTRVKIGEQFLHIWESVGKSVLFITHDIEEAIALSDRVIVMTDRPGRIKAEFDIRLARPRPFYDIRFDPVFKELQREIWMQMSGGGTGGID
- a CDS encoding biotin-dependent carboxyltransferase family protein, with the translated sequence MSMIMVKPGLLTTVQDLGRHGSQQFGVIVGGAMDAFALRIANLLVGNDERAAGLEITMLGPEIYFAEPALISVCGGDLSPQLNDRALPLWKTVVAPEGSVLRFGRARRGCRAYLAVAGGVDAPIKMNSRSTYLRAGIGGWEGRALQKGDRLPIGAASPASRALASLLADEAQADGVAFSRWSVAPDLLPSYAANPEVRAVAGQELALFQEESAERFFADAFKVRTDSDRMGYRLSGDGDGLRLKEKRELVSSAVTFGTVQVPPDGQPIALMADRQTTGGYPKIAQVASVDLPLLAQTNLGGTVRFRRVSLQEAQRLYLVRENGIRTLRSGLERMQASGNGRV
- a CDS encoding ABC transporter permease, yielding MAATSKRTTRSGFREREYSKTSVWAGRIVVFVLLIGAWELLSGRAFNAFWLSKPSLIAGRIVDMLGDGDLWYHMSATLQEAIAGLAIGMVGGTLLGIGLAFSGIFERWIYPYMMALYSLPRVSLAPLFIVWFGIGLSSKILMVTAMVIFVAFYNAFEGMRNIDKDLMDMMSTYKAKWSHKLRWVVLPSITVWILTSIRLNIGMALIGSVIAELVGSNRGLGYYITYSSNMLDTTGIFTGLVLIMLIAVVLEQCVLLLERVLLRHR
- the pxpB gene encoding 5-oxoprolinase subunit PxpB; translated protein: MKGLAENYVNYGAIEAKLLPLGDSAVTVQLGETICRQTHDRVRQLAEHLERHRFPGMIEYVPAFLSVTVYFEPFKALGGLGNRTAADWADPDSNADPTGNADPTGSTNPLGLVADWLGEQLAKLENAAQTTPRVTEIPVCYGGELGPDLPEVAEAHGLSEQEVIEIHASADYLVYMLGFAPGFAYLGGLPQRIATPRRQTPRLSIPAGTVGIAGDQTGVYPIATPGGWQLIGKTPEPLFLPDATPPTLLRAGDIVRFRPISREEFDRREAARG
- a CDS encoding UbiD family decarboxylase, which translates into the protein MAQDLRTYLRQLAEFDKRSVRLVDKEVDPRFGITGYAAALAEKGEYPALLFNRVKGADFACVSNLLTEYERIALYLGCEVQDIPRVYGEKLQKPIEPVVVERSRAKVKENVIAEQDVDLGKLPIPVHNEMDGGPYLSAGVMIIRDPDSGLINAGIYRHQIFNATDMGVWFLGAHHGGLIYKKYKKMGKPAPIAIALGHHPGFVMGSVSRVQGIGGEYEAAGALMGEALELVQAETSDLLVPAHAEIILEGEILPDEEHPEGPFGEWPGHYLGGGSVPTIRIKRITHRNNAIFQDIVASSREHLVVGGVPRSGSIYQTVKEVVPSLKTVHVPFYARMHCYISLHKEREADVKKAAFAALNTEQENLRHIVVVDDDIDVFKGEEVAWAIGTRFDAERDLLVIPKWNGPGGLLPTNWEYSKEGKNTPRMSAAAIVDATKPAPPIVFPKRAVVPREHIELADLDALSEPGTDGLSKWL